The stretch of DNA AAGGATGCCGGAGAACCCGATGATGGAGTTGAGCGGTGTTCGGAGTTCATGGGACATGGTTGCCAGGAAGGCCGATTTGATCCTGTCCGCCGATTCTGCTGCCTCTTTGGCGGCGGCCAGCTCACGCGTGCGTTCCGAGACGATCTCCTCAAGATGGTCGCGGTATTCCTCAAGCTCCATGTATGCACGTTTCCGCTTCTCCTGTTCGAGCCTGATCCGCTCAACCATCGCCTTGAACGAGGCGGCAAGCGTCCGGAGCTCGCCGGCATCCGCAGTCTCGATCGTCTGGTCGAGATCCCCGGTTTCTGCAATGGTCCTGCTCACCGCCGTCAGGCTGGAGAGAGGACGGATGAGGGTCCTGTTCAGGATGAAGATCGTGGCGGCACTGAGGAGAATAAGGGCCAATATGACGAAGAAAAGCGTCTGCCGGATCGATTCGTTGATCCGCTCTTCAATGGTGCTGACGGGTATGAAGGTCCCGATCTTCCATCCCAGTTCCGGCGATGTGATGTAGATCAGGTATCTCCCGTCATGGACGAGTACACCCTCTTCAGTTGCCAGGAAGAAACCTGCCTGTTCGCCGAGGACGGTGCCGATATCTTCGAAGAGCACGGTTGTATTATAACTGGCAAGGATTGTTCCGCTGCGGTCGGTGAGGATCATCTCCTGATTGCCGATGCTTTCGATCGATGCGAGATATTCTGTCAGGTTGACAAGGGTGATATCGGCCCCGATCACCCCGTATACCTCCCCGTCTTCATCGAGAAGGGCCGTCACGGTCCCGATGTTGACATCCGGTGTTGTGACCGAAGAGTACGGTTCCGTCACCATCACCTCGCCGGGATGTTCTTTTGCAAGAATATACCAGGGCCGTTCCCTGGGATCGTAGGCCGTGGGGCGTGCGCGTTCGTACGATCTGACAAAAGCTCCGTTTTCACGCCCCATATAGACGGAGCTGACATAGGGGTGTGATATCTGGTACGCTCTCAGGATATCGATGATTGCCTGTTCTTCGTCGGTGATCGAGTACTGATACGTCTCCTCGGATGCGTTCAGGAAATTTGTAAAGTCGGCGTCATCGGGGTTGCGGACGATCTCGTTCAACGAGAGTTCATGGACATCGTAATGGGCAGAACTGATAAAATTCGTCAGGGCAAACTCGATATGCCTGAGCTGAAGTTCGGTATTGTCGGAGATGGCATCGAGGTTCTGTTCGTGCAGGGTCGACGGGAGCAGACCGCCGATCATCACCAGTACAAGAGCTGCAATAATCAGGTAGATGAGCAGGACTTTTGACTGGAGGGACATTGCGGGGTGACTCGCCTGTTATTCAATACT from Methanofollis liminatans DSM 4140 encodes:
- a CDS encoding sensor histidine kinase, translating into MSLQSKVLLIYLIIAALVLVMIGGLLPSTLHEQNLDAISDNTELQLRHIEFALTNFISSAHYDVHELSLNEIVRNPDDADFTNFLNASEETYQYSITDEEQAIIDILRAYQISHPYVSSVYMGRENGAFVRSYERARPTAYDPRERPWYILAKEHPGEVMVTEPYSSVTTPDVNIGTVTALLDEDGEVYGVIGADITLVNLTEYLASIESIGNQEMILTDRSGTILASYNTTVLFEDIGTVLGEQAGFFLATEEGVLVHDGRYLIYITSPELGWKIGTFIPVSTIEERINESIRQTLFFVILALILLSAATIFILNRTLIRPLSSLTAVSRTIAETGDLDQTIETADAGELRTLAASFKAMVERIRLEQEKRKRAYMELEEYRDHLEEIVSERTRELAAAKEAAESADRIKSAFLATMSHELRTPLNSIIGFSGILLQGLAGPLNEEQKKQLGMVSESADHLLALINDVLDISKIEAGQLAISLEPVDVAAVLNKAIRTTKPLAERKNLTLELECAEDVGMVSGDLRRIEQVILNLLSNAIKFTETGSVRVECSKREDMVMIRVIDTGIGIQQADIETIFKPFSQLDTGLTRQYEGTGLGLSITKKLLDMMGGTISVESEPGRGSVFTVTLPGERRSR